A window of Corallococcus macrosporus DSM 14697 contains these coding sequences:
- a CDS encoding S1 RNA-binding domain-containing protein, translated as MGPKKPKATFGDVMLGIPSGGARGEGGGRGERGGGRGGERGGSGRGEREAQPRPPGGAPRDDRGPRGGGERRGGGERRPSGPMVVVKRASGTIETRGPVGDAPAEATATAEETTAAAESSAATPAPAPRPVTPTPAPTSALYEEVPESQSFAEMFEAQAKDGGTPSRKGLRVGEKVRGTIFQLGADTAFVSVEGAAKSEAMIELRELKDDEGILRFGVGDVIDAHVVEVGAKGIQLSRALAKGSANLALLAEARASGMPVEGLVLSVNKGGVEVAIGDIRAFCPISQLDLRYVEKPDQFIGEKLQFRVSEVRERNVVLSRRALLEDEQRQLAAETRKNLAQGKIVKGKVSGVRDFGVFVDLGGVEGMIPVSELSYTRVGHPSDVVKVGDEVEVEILRMEAGQPNSPDKAKQKERITLSMRSRQEDPFQKALSEIKEGDRLQGKVVRLQQFGAFVELRPGVDGLVHISALSDRRVAHPRDVVKEGELIWVSVEKIDTQEKRIGLRRISEEEAQRPPEERPAAAAEAAPAQSAAPRPKVGQVVMGKVDRIEPYGVFLAFPGGKGLLPASETGTERGTDLRKHYSLGQEVKVAILDIDASGKIRLSVTAAIRAEERAEVEAWQKTQQPQGAGKKGFGTFADLLNKARK; from the coding sequence ATGGGTCCCAAGAAGCCGAAGGCCACCTTCGGTGACGTGATGCTCGGCATCCCCTCCGGGGGAGCCCGCGGCGAGGGCGGCGGTCGGGGTGAACGTGGCGGTGGCCGGGGAGGCGAGCGCGGCGGCAGCGGCCGTGGCGAGCGCGAGGCCCAGCCGCGCCCCCCGGGTGGTGCGCCGCGTGATGACCGCGGACCCCGTGGAGGGGGCGAGCGCCGGGGCGGTGGTGAGCGCCGTCCGTCGGGCCCCATGGTCGTCGTGAAGCGGGCGTCGGGGACCATCGAGACGCGCGGCCCGGTGGGGGATGCTCCCGCCGAGGCGACCGCGACGGCCGAGGAGACCACCGCCGCCGCCGAGTCCTCCGCCGCGACGCCGGCCCCCGCGCCGCGCCCGGTGACGCCGACGCCAGCGCCGACCAGCGCGCTGTATGAGGAGGTCCCCGAGTCCCAGTCCTTCGCCGAGATGTTCGAGGCGCAGGCCAAGGACGGTGGCACCCCCAGCCGCAAGGGCCTGCGCGTGGGCGAGAAGGTCCGCGGCACCATCTTCCAGCTCGGCGCGGACACCGCGTTCGTGTCCGTGGAGGGCGCGGCCAAGAGCGAGGCGATGATCGAGCTTCGCGAGCTGAAGGACGACGAGGGCATCCTCCGCTTCGGCGTGGGTGACGTCATCGACGCGCACGTGGTGGAGGTGGGCGCCAAGGGCATCCAGCTCAGCCGCGCGCTGGCCAAGGGCAGCGCCAACCTGGCCCTGCTGGCCGAGGCCCGCGCCTCCGGCATGCCCGTCGAGGGCCTGGTGCTGAGCGTGAACAAGGGCGGTGTGGAGGTCGCCATCGGTGACATCCGCGCCTTCTGCCCCATCAGCCAATTGGACCTGCGCTACGTGGAGAAGCCGGACCAGTTCATCGGCGAGAAGCTCCAGTTCCGCGTGAGCGAGGTCCGCGAGCGCAACGTGGTGCTGTCGCGCCGCGCGCTGCTGGAGGACGAGCAGCGGCAGCTCGCCGCGGAGACGCGGAAGAACCTGGCCCAGGGCAAGATCGTCAAGGGCAAGGTCTCCGGCGTGCGCGACTTCGGCGTGTTCGTGGACCTGGGCGGCGTGGAGGGGATGATCCCCGTCTCCGAGCTTTCGTACACCCGCGTCGGTCACCCGAGCGACGTGGTGAAGGTCGGTGACGAGGTCGAGGTCGAGATCCTCCGCATGGAGGCCGGCCAGCCCAACTCGCCGGACAAGGCCAAGCAGAAGGAGCGCATCACGCTGTCCATGCGCTCGCGCCAGGAGGATCCGTTCCAGAAGGCGCTGTCCGAAATCAAGGAAGGCGACCGCCTTCAGGGCAAGGTCGTCCGCCTGCAGCAGTTCGGCGCCTTCGTGGAGCTGCGCCCGGGCGTGGACGGCCTGGTCCACATCTCCGCGCTCAGCGACCGCCGCGTCGCGCACCCGCGCGACGTGGTGAAGGAAGGGGAGCTCATCTGGGTGTCGGTGGAGAAGATCGACACGCAGGAGAAGCGCATCGGCCTGCGCCGCATCTCCGAGGAAGAGGCGCAGCGGCCTCCCGAGGAGCGCCCGGCGGCCGCCGCCGAGGCGGCTCCCGCTCAGTCGGCCGCGCCGCGTCCCAAGGTGGGGCAGGTCGTCATGGGCAAGGTGGACCGCATCGAGCCCTACGGCGTGTTCCTCGCGTTCCCGGGCGGCAAGGGCCTGCTGCCCGCGAGCGAGACGGGCACCGAGCGTGGCACCGACCTGCGCAAGCACTACTCGCTGGGCCAGGAGGTGAAGGTGGCCATCCTGGACATCGACGCGTCCGGGAAGATCCGCCTGTCCGTCACCGCCGCCATCCGCGCGGAGGAGCGGGCCGAGGTCGAGGCCTGGCAGAAGACGCAGCAGCCGCAGGGCGCGGGCAAGAAGGGCTTCGGCACCTTCGCGGATCTGCTCAACAAGGCGCGCAAGTAG
- a CDS encoding aromatic alcohol reductase, whose amino-acid sequence MDTDITHVLLVGGTGRFGGRLASALLARPGIHLHVLVRPGTHGDALAGLAEHGVTWVRGSLDDMRSLDSALEGVDAVVSAVDGAPEVRVEGQLRLLDSARRHGVIRFIPSDYSLDYADPESGGAFMDAHRQVADAVVRSGVPHSFVLCGAFMETALSPRAQVFDFERGVVSYWGTGDEPFDVTSMADAARWVAEVVVDPRATGRRLEFVGDVATVNGVAALYEELTGHVLRRVCKGGVEDLRRQLARVRPEGVTVQQPSASLALLAQLAGKGRLREPANAEYPRLRPVSVRAFLQSRWMLPSAASAALPLASQP is encoded by the coding sequence ATGGACACCGACATCACGCATGTCCTGCTGGTGGGAGGAACGGGGCGCTTCGGCGGCAGGCTGGCGTCGGCGCTGCTGGCGCGTCCGGGCATCCACCTGCACGTGTTGGTGCGTCCGGGCACGCACGGCGACGCGCTGGCGGGCCTGGCGGAGCATGGCGTGACGTGGGTGCGCGGGTCGCTGGATGACATGCGCTCGCTCGACTCGGCGCTGGAGGGCGTGGACGCGGTCGTCTCCGCGGTGGACGGCGCGCCGGAGGTGCGCGTGGAGGGCCAGCTCCGCTTGCTGGACTCCGCCCGGCGTCATGGCGTCATCCGCTTCATCCCGTCCGACTACTCGCTGGACTACGCGGACCCCGAGTCGGGCGGGGCCTTCATGGACGCGCACCGTCAGGTCGCGGACGCGGTGGTGCGCAGCGGCGTGCCGCACAGCTTCGTGCTGTGCGGCGCGTTCATGGAGACGGCGCTGTCGCCTCGAGCGCAGGTGTTCGACTTCGAGCGGGGTGTCGTCTCGTACTGGGGCACCGGCGATGAGCCTTTCGACGTCACCTCCATGGCGGACGCCGCGCGATGGGTGGCGGAGGTGGTGGTGGATCCACGCGCCACGGGACGCCGCCTGGAGTTCGTGGGAGACGTCGCGACGGTGAACGGGGTGGCGGCGCTCTACGAAGAGTTGACCGGTCATGTCCTGCGCCGCGTGTGCAAGGGCGGCGTGGAGGACCTGCGCCGGCAACTCGCGCGAGTGCGTCCGGAGGGTGTGACTGTTCAACAGCCGTCCGCGTCACTGGCCCTGCTCGCGCAGCTCGCGGGGAAGGGGCGGTTGCGCGAGCCCGCCAACGCCGAATACCCGCGCCTGCGCCCCGTGTCGGTGCGCGCCTTCCTCCAGTCGCGGTGGATGCTCCCTTCGGCCGCGTCAGCGGCGTTGCCCCTGGCGTCGCAGCCGTAG